A stretch of the Sulfurimonas sp. HSL3-1 genome encodes the following:
- a CDS encoding complex I subunit 1 family protein, whose protein sequence is MSWVMILLAPLLGGLVYGAERVLRARMQRRQGPPLLQPFYDMFKLMDKRTLIIHAPHALLAVAHFLLLWLAVGALFAGWNLLYIVFLHLFALIVLVLAGYSVRSPYSQVGANRELAALAAYEPILVLLAVGFYLVSGSFDVSAILEHGGYLAQMPLLFAALLIILPIKLKKSPFDTVEAHQEIVGGVEVEYSGLFYEFLYMARFLEYLFVYGLVFLFAGASPLQGVALVLAVFLLVNLVDNATARVRTDQMIKIIYATAFIMATANIIWISL, encoded by the coding sequence ATGAGCTGGGTCATGATTCTCCTCGCCCCCCTGCTCGGCGGCCTCGTCTACGGTGCGGAGCGTGTGCTGCGTGCGCGGATGCAGCGCCGTCAGGGACCGCCCCTGCTGCAGCCCTTCTATGACATGTTCAAGCTGATGGACAAGCGCACCCTCATCATCCATGCTCCCCACGCCCTGCTGGCGGTGGCCCACTTCCTGCTGCTCTGGCTCGCGGTGGGGGCGCTTTTTGCCGGATGGAACCTGCTCTACATCGTCTTTTTGCACCTCTTCGCCCTGATTGTCCTGGTCCTGGCGGGCTACAGCGTGCGCTCACCCTATTCGCAGGTGGGAGCCAACCGCGAACTCGCCGCCCTGGCCGCCTATGAGCCCATATTGGTGCTCCTCGCCGTCGGCTTCTACCTCGTCTCGGGCAGCTTCGACGTCAGTGCGATCCTGGAACACGGCGGCTACCTGGCACAGATGCCGCTGCTCTTCGCCGCGCTGCTGATCATCCTGCCCATCAAGCTCAAAAAGTCCCCCTTCGATACCGTCGAAGCGCACCAGGAGATCGTCGGGGGCGTCGAAGTCGAATACAGCGGGCTCTTCTACGAGTTCCTTTACATGGCGCGTTTCCTGGAGTACCTCTTCGTTTACGGCCTTGTTTTCCTCTTTGCCGGGGCGTCGCCGCTGCAGGGGGTAGCGCTCGTGCTGGCCGTTTTCCTCCTCGTCAATCTCGTCGACAACGCCACCGCGCGGGTCAGAACCGACCAGATGATAAAGATCATCTATGCCACGGCGTTTATAATGGCAACAGCCAATATCATCTGGATCAGCCTATGA
- a CDS encoding pyruvate kinase produces the protein MLDRTLMQSALDIFEELRSDLLAARHGTDRNHPHYRSLLNLRQYLILRSKDWTELQEKLFLLSLSSLGRSYAHVAASVDTLYDQLSSSLGRGEISPEETAAFHHLGIAAAQEMIAQNSRALFGGKGAADAAEQTTAVMVTLPSDAARNGGELIRGLSAAGVNLFRINTAHDDPAVWQGMADVILALNETRPAEETLKIFVDLAGPKIRTGRIRRLKLPVVLGSNKREKTILIRPLPAQTISERTDPNTRARIPGQLALERSLFDKLAEGDVLKVMDINGRHAKVRIMQRDGEGVTGVISKKVAVDESCKVSGGGRKGYVRGCVVQPERIRLFTGDTLRITATDAEGCAAIRDETGKTAVPAQISCTLPAFASYVRPGDRIYIDDGKIGLSVHEVEADGVLCRVTQAKPGGTLLKEEKGINLPDTYLNIPALTPADRENLRAVKHYADMLGLSFCQTDRDVADLQALLQAETCGHIGIVPKIETRHAVFRMPRILEQLLLWERSGVMIARGDLAIETGFENLATIQESLLDLCSAAHLPVIWATQVLESQMKNNLPSRAEITDAAMAGRAECVMLNKGPFAIDTAGALLRILEQVHQSFRKNRQLLRKEMLWSVADAPEDGL, from the coding sequence ATGCTGGATAGAACTTTGATGCAATCGGCTCTCGATATCTTCGAAGAGCTTCGGAGCGACCTGCTCGCGGCCCGTCACGGGACCGACCGGAACCACCCGCACTACCGGAGCCTTCTCAATCTCAGGCAATATCTCATCCTCCGCTCCAAAGACTGGACGGAGCTGCAGGAGAAGCTTTTCCTGCTCTCGCTCTCCTCGCTCGGACGCTCCTACGCCCACGTCGCCGCCAGTGTCGATACGCTCTACGACCAGCTCTCCTCGTCACTGGGACGGGGGGAGATCTCCCCGGAGGAGACGGCGGCGTTCCACCACCTCGGCATCGCCGCGGCACAGGAGATGATCGCGCAGAACAGCCGGGCCCTCTTTGGCGGCAAAGGCGCTGCGGACGCGGCGGAGCAGACGACGGCGGTCATGGTGACGCTCCCCTCCGACGCCGCCCGCAACGGCGGGGAACTGATCCGGGGCCTCTCGGCAGCCGGGGTCAATCTCTTCCGCATCAATACCGCGCACGACGATCCCGCCGTCTGGCAGGGGATGGCCGATGTCATCCTGGCGCTGAACGAAACGCGGCCCGCGGAGGAGACGTTGAAGATCTTTGTCGACCTGGCGGGGCCGAAGATACGCACCGGGCGGATCCGGCGGCTGAAGCTGCCCGTCGTGCTCGGCAGCAACAAGCGCGAAAAGACGATTTTGATCCGCCCCTTGCCTGCACAGACCATCTCCGAGCGTACCGATCCCAATACCCGTGCGAGGATCCCGGGGCAGCTCGCACTGGAGAGGAGCCTCTTCGACAAACTTGCAGAAGGCGACGTGCTGAAAGTGATGGACATCAACGGCCGGCACGCCAAGGTAAGGATCATGCAGCGCGACGGGGAGGGGGTGACGGGTGTCATCAGCAAGAAGGTCGCCGTCGACGAAAGCTGCAAGGTCTCAGGCGGCGGCCGGAAGGGGTACGTGCGGGGCTGTGTCGTCCAGCCCGAACGCATCCGGCTCTTTACGGGGGACACTTTACGTATTACCGCGACGGATGCGGAGGGGTGTGCCGCGATCCGGGACGAGACGGGCAAGACGGCCGTACCGGCACAGATCTCCTGTACGCTGCCGGCATTCGCCTCCTACGTTCGTCCGGGTGACCGGATTTACATCGATGACGGCAAGATCGGTCTCTCGGTGCATGAAGTCGAAGCGGACGGCGTGCTTTGCCGGGTGACCCAGGCGAAACCGGGCGGGACGCTGCTCAAGGAGGAGAAGGGGATCAACCTCCCCGATACCTACCTGAACATCCCGGCCCTGACCCCGGCAGACCGGGAGAACCTGCGCGCCGTCAAACACTATGCCGATATGCTCGGCCTCTCCTTCTGCCAGACGGACCGGGACGTCGCCGACCTGCAGGCGCTCCTGCAGGCGGAGACGTGCGGCCATATCGGTATCGTGCCCAAGATCGAGACCCGGCACGCGGTTTTCCGAATGCCGCGCATCCTGGAACAGCTGCTGTTGTGGGAGCGCAGCGGGGTGATGATCGCCCGGGGCGACCTGGCGATCGAAACCGGTTTCGAGAACCTCGCCACCATTCAGGAGAGCCTGCTCGATCTCTGCAGCGCGGCACACCTCCCCGTGATCTGGGCGACGCAGGTGCTCGAGAGCCAGATGAAGAACAACCTCCCCAGCCGCGCCGAGATCACTGACGCGGCGATGGCGGGGCGGGCGGAGTGCGTCATGCTCAACAAAGGTCCCTTCGCCATCGATACGGCGGGGGCGCTGCTGCGCATCCTGGAGCAGGTCCACCAGAGCTTCCGGAAAAACCGGCAGCTCCTGCGCAAAGAGATGCTCTGGTCAGTAGCCGACGCGCCGGAGGATGGCCTCTAA
- a CDS encoding proton-conducting transporter membrane subunit gives MMVFILLLSPMIAALALFALPSLRGRYAVATLLFGVLSVAALSLFLHPEAQPFAITPGMGTLIEAADIVLLFYFLFQGVKHRSPPVLLLALIQLPLYLWAVAITPAEAPALVVDDLSRFMFLIINIVGGAIVLYAVEYMRREKSSEGKQRLFIAYLMLFLAVMNAIVIADDILLFFFLFEMTTLASYLLIAFRGDAAGRRNALRALWMNQVGGVFLLLGALAAAYGPGSATFSGLLQGGGGLLLPALALLAMAAPVKGASLPFDGWLLGAMVAPTPVSAMLHSATMVKIAPFLLLKLAPGLGGTLPGTLLALFGALVFVAASYLALSRSLLKEILGYSTVALLGLMMSLAAVGTPESMQLAMALMLFHALAKALLFLAAGALEKDFGLKDVEQMKGLLQYAPRSVGFLLFGFFSLTLPPFGLFMGKLFAIASVASLLHTQPWFVVVLTGIAVGSALLVLLYFKIAAALLAAAPDTLTIEREMMPPGFAAPLTVLTLLSLAAAGGYMLQQHSSLLWLLALPVLIVALLPLLARSLQRFDRVMPYRCGEKSEFDGALFYVEPSAAAARSLQWGFGLFFAAVALSGALT, from the coding sequence ATGATGGTTTTTATACTGCTTTTATCACCGATGATTGCGGCACTGGCACTCTTTGCCCTCCCCTCGCTGCGGGGGCGCTATGCCGTGGCGACGCTGCTGTTCGGCGTGCTCTCGGTAGCGGCCCTCTCTCTCTTCCTGCACCCTGAAGCGCAGCCGTTCGCCATTACACCGGGAATGGGCACCCTGATCGAGGCCGCCGACATCGTTTTGCTCTTCTATTTCCTCTTCCAGGGGGTAAAACACCGCTCCCCTCCGGTTCTGCTGCTCGCGTTGATTCAGCTGCCGCTCTACCTCTGGGCCGTTGCGATCACCCCGGCAGAGGCCCCGGCGCTGGTCGTGGACGATCTCTCGCGTTTCATGTTCCTCATCATTAACATCGTCGGCGGCGCCATCGTCCTCTACGCGGTCGAGTATATGCGCCGCGAAAAAAGCAGTGAAGGGAAACAGCGCCTTTTCATCGCCTATCTGATGCTCTTCCTCGCCGTCATGAACGCCATCGTCATCGCCGACGACATCCTGCTCTTCTTCTTCCTCTTCGAGATGACGACGCTGGCCTCTTACCTCCTGATCGCCTTCCGCGGCGATGCTGCCGGCCGCCGGAACGCCCTGCGCGCGCTCTGGATGAACCAGGTCGGCGGGGTGTTCCTGCTTTTGGGCGCCCTGGCCGCAGCCTACGGGCCGGGCAGCGCGACCTTCAGCGGCCTGCTGCAGGGCGGCGGCGGGCTGCTGCTGCCCGCCCTGGCCCTGCTCGCCATGGCCGCCCCGGTCAAGGGGGCTTCGCTCCCCTTTGACGGGTGGCTGCTCGGCGCCATGGTCGCCCCCACCCCGGTCAGCGCCATGCTGCACTCGGCGACGATGGTCAAGATCGCCCCCTTCCTGCTCCTCAAGCTCGCCCCGGGGCTCGGAGGCACCCTGCCCGGTACCCTTTTGGCCCTCTTCGGCGCCCTGGTCTTCGTCGCCGCTTCCTACCTGGCGCTGTCGCGCAGCCTGCTCAAGGAGATCCTCGGCTACTCGACCGTCGCCCTGCTGGGGCTGATGATGAGCCTGGCCGCCGTCGGCACGCCCGAGAGCATGCAGCTCGCGATGGCGCTGATGCTCTTCCACGCCCTTGCCAAGGCGCTGCTCTTCCTCGCCGCGGGCGCGCTTGAGAAGGATTTCGGCCTCAAAGACGTCGAGCAGATGAAAGGGCTGCTGCAGTACGCCCCCCGCAGCGTCGGTTTCCTGTTGTTCGGCTTCTTCTCCCTCACCCTGCCGCCTTTCGGCCTCTTTATGGGGAAACTCTTTGCCATCGCCTCCGTCGCGTCGCTGCTGCATACGCAGCCGTGGTTCGTCGTGGTGCTGACGGGCATCGCCGTCGGCAGCGCCCTGCTGGTGCTGCTCTATTTCAAGATTGCCGCCGCACTCCTCGCCGCCGCCCCGGACACCCTCACCATCGAACGCGAAATGATGCCCCCCGGCTTCGCCGCCCCGCTGACCGTTTTGACCCTGCTCAGCCTCGCAGCGGCGGGCGGCTACATGCTGCAGCAGCACAGCAGCCTCCTCTGGCTGCTGGCGCTGCCCGTACTGATTGTCGCCCTGCTGCCGCTGCTGGCGCGCTCCCTTCAGCGCTTCGACCGCGTCATGCCTTACCGCTGCGGTGAAAAGAGCGAGTTTGACGGCGCCCTCTTTTACGTAGAACCTTCGGCGGCCGCGGCACGGAGCCTGCAATGGGGCTTCGGCCTGTTCTTCGCCGCCGTGGCCCTCTCGGGAGCGCTCACATGA
- a CDS encoding ankyrin repeat domain-containing protein: MDDHKLEILDKMAPEIEERILDYASHPEGGLFDLLEDIVYMNDLEAFEAVFENGGNINLQNKYGWTPLHIAIRRDRRDMVAYLLTHGADINKQDGVGWTPLMESIMDDMPELCKTLLDAGADTSIANERGGTAAMLVQKFGRTSMMGMF, translated from the coding sequence ATGGACGATCATAAACTGGAGATCCTGGACAAGATGGCGCCGGAGATCGAAGAGCGCATTCTGGATTACGCCTCCCACCCCGAGGGGGGACTGTTCGACCTGCTGGAGGACATTGTCTACATGAATGACCTTGAAGCGTTCGAAGCGGTATTCGAAAACGGCGGCAATATCAACCTGCAGAACAAGTACGGCTGGACCCCGCTGCACATCGCCATCCGCCGCGACCGCCGCGACATGGTGGCGTACCTGCTTACCCACGGCGCGGACATCAACAAACAAGACGGCGTGGGCTGGACGCCGCTGATGGAGAGCATCATGGACGATATGCCCGAGCTGTGCAAAACGCTCCTCGACGCCGGGGCCGATACCTCCATCGCCAACGAGCGCGGCGGGACGGCGGCAATGCTGGTGCAGAAGTTCGGCCGCACCTCGATGATGGGGATGTTCTAG
- a CDS encoding YaeQ family protein, translating into MALGATIYKVSLSISDLDRHFYHDFDLTVARHPSETEERMMMRLAAFAFHADERLAFTKGIVQEDEPDLWNKDYDGTIRLWIDLGQPDEKRIRKACGRAEEVIIYTYSRRAADAWWRQNGSKLARFGNLQVIQLDAQGDAEAFAERSMQLQALIQDGELLLSDEKDRQLKITRESWA; encoded by the coding sequence ATGGCGCTGGGCGCAACGATCTACAAAGTATCTCTTTCCATCTCCGACCTCGACCGCCACTTCTACCATGATTTCGACCTGACCGTCGCCCGCCACCCCTCCGAAACGGAGGAGCGGATGATGATGCGCCTGGCTGCCTTCGCCTTTCATGCCGACGAACGGCTCGCCTTTACCAAGGGGATCGTCCAGGAGGATGAACCCGACCTCTGGAACAAGGACTATGACGGCACCATCCGCCTCTGGATCGACCTGGGACAGCCCGACGAAAAGCGCATACGCAAGGCGTGCGGACGCGCCGAGGAGGTGATCATTTACACCTACTCCCGCCGGGCGGCCGACGCGTGGTGGCGCCAGAACGGTTCGAAACTGGCGCGTTTCGGCAATCTTCAAGTGATCCAGCTGGATGCGCAGGGCGACGCCGAAGCCTTTGCAGAACGGAGTATGCAACTCCAGGCGCTGATCCAGGACGGCGAACTGCTTCTGAGCGACGAAAAGGATCGGCAGCTTAAAATCACGAGGGAGTCATGGGCGTAA
- a CDS encoding fructosamine kinase family protein, whose amino-acid sequence MGVRTIRLGSNSIATIDLETAEDGTQRIVKSSEDPFALEAEATMLEHLRPHLRVPKVFEQSAGRLVMEYIPNDAACNGRCEEEIADALAHLHSIPAQGVFGFGSDTTIGPFRQRNRPRIRWVDFYREMRVLDFAAKAFDEGQIDKSLLGRIEKLAADFEQFLDEPEHSSLLHGDVWGGNVLTQNNHLAAFIDPACYYGHFEMELAFIGMFQTFGEAFYARYRAHRPIPEGFFEHRADLYRLYPYLVHVRAFGGSYLAGLEAILRRVGY is encoded by the coding sequence ATGGGCGTAAGAACAATCCGTCTCGGCAGCAACTCCATTGCGACCATCGACCTTGAGACGGCCGAAGACGGTACGCAGCGGATCGTCAAATCCTCCGAAGACCCCTTCGCGCTGGAGGCGGAAGCGACAATGCTCGAACACCTCCGGCCCCACCTGCGCGTGCCAAAGGTGTTCGAGCAAAGCGCAGGGCGCCTGGTCATGGAGTACATTCCCAACGACGCCGCCTGCAACGGCCGCTGCGAAGAGGAGATCGCCGATGCCCTGGCCCACCTGCACAGCATCCCCGCCCAGGGTGTCTTCGGGTTCGGCTCCGATACGACCATAGGCCCCTTCCGCCAGCGCAACCGGCCGCGGATACGCTGGGTCGATTTCTACCGGGAGATGCGGGTGCTCGATTTCGCCGCCAAGGCCTTCGACGAGGGGCAGATCGACAAAAGCCTTTTGGGGCGCATCGAAAAGCTGGCCGCCGACTTCGAGCAGTTTCTGGACGAACCCGAGCACTCATCCCTGCTGCACGGCGACGTCTGGGGCGGCAACGTCCTGACCCAAAATAACCACCTCGCCGCTTTTATCGACCCGGCGTGCTACTACGGCCACTTCGAGATGGAACTCGCTTTTATCGGGATGTTCCAGACGTTCGGCGAAGCTTTTTACGCGCGTTACCGCGCTCACCGTCCCATCCCCGAGGGCTTTTTCGAGCACAGAGCCGACCTCTACCGTCTCTACCCCTACCTCGTGCACGTCCGCGCTTTCGGCGGCAGCTACCTGGCGGGTTTAGAGGCCATCCTCCGGCGCGTCGGCTACTGA
- a CDS encoding NADH-quinone oxidoreductase subunit NuoB: MKFFSAFRKKSPWILHYNAGSCNGCDIEILAALGPRYDLERFGVINTGNPKQSDIFLVTGPVTYRSRERLVELYCQIPEPKVVIAVGSCTAAGGVFRGMYNVEDGIDRYIPVDVYVPGCASSPQLIIDALVEGVQILETKSKAIETPFKLFGAVETIAGKLSRLKMARKVNDAEN; encoded by the coding sequence ATGAAATTTTTCAGCGCCTTTCGGAAAAAATCCCCCTGGATCCTCCACTACAACGCGGGCAGCTGCAACGGCTGCGATATCGAGATCCTCGCCGCGCTGGGACCCCGCTATGACCTGGAGCGCTTCGGCGTCATCAATACCGGCAACCCCAAGCAATCCGACATCTTCCTCGTCACGGGCCCCGTCACCTACCGCTCCCGCGAACGGCTCGTGGAGCTCTACTGCCAGATCCCCGAACCGAAAGTCGTCATCGCCGTCGGTTCCTGCACGGCGGCGGGCGGGGTGTTCCGCGGCATGTACAACGTCGAGGACGGCATCGACCGCTACATCCCCGTCGACGTCTATGTTCCGGGCTGCGCCTCCTCGCCCCAGCTCATCATCGACGCCCTCGTGGAAGGGGTGCAGATTCTGGAGACAAAGAGCAAGGCGATCGAAACCCCCTTCAAACTTTTCGGCGCCGTCGAAACGATTGCCGGGAAACTCAGCCGCCTCAAAATGGCACGAAAGGTCAACGATGCAGAAAATTGA
- a CDS encoding GNAT family N-acetyltransferase → MEPWNMHHVPSVEMEELDLAFFYVARTEDGRIIGAGGYKILSPEEGKTTLLGVYPEFQGMNIGKALQNARLEAMYDAGVKYVTTNADHPETIVWYRKHYGYEVVGRLEKLCAFSLEDVTHWTTLRMDLVRHFETRAEREIAAAAYIEGNDPHPLNPFPPLMINVCLTGMVPTKVSTPYVPVHVEEIVADAIRVYDAGARIVHIHARDERGLPTPDARYYEAILTGIRRERPGMVCCVSTSGRNWSDFERRSEVLHLTGAAKPDMASLTLGSLNFLSGASVNTINMVERLAMTMQEKGIRPEMEVFDYGMVNLAKYLERHGIIKGRKYFNILLGNLNTAPATLGNLTMIAEALPEDSVWAGAGLGGFQLPMNAAAVAAGGHVRVGIEDNIHYDYERKVLASNEALVRRVARIAEELQRRIATPDETRAMLGLA, encoded by the coding sequence ATGGAACCATGGAATATGCACCATGTCCCCTCGGTGGAGATGGAAGAACTCGATCTTGCCTTTTTCTATGTCGCCCGGACGGAAGATGGTCGGATCATCGGTGCGGGTGGTTACAAGATCCTCTCCCCGGAGGAGGGAAAGACGACGCTGCTGGGAGTCTATCCCGAATTCCAGGGCATGAACATCGGGAAGGCGCTTCAGAATGCCCGGCTGGAGGCGATGTACGACGCGGGCGTGAAGTACGTGACGACAAATGCGGACCATCCCGAGACGATCGTCTGGTACCGTAAGCATTACGGCTATGAGGTTGTCGGCCGCCTGGAGAAGCTTTGCGCCTTCAGCCTGGAGGATGTCACCCACTGGACGACGCTGCGGATGGACCTTGTCCGCCATTTCGAGACAAGGGCAGAGCGCGAGATCGCGGCAGCGGCCTATATCGAGGGGAACGATCCGCACCCGCTGAACCCCTTCCCCCCGCTGATGATCAATGTCTGTCTGACGGGGATGGTACCGACGAAAGTAAGCACGCCGTATGTCCCGGTCCATGTCGAGGAGATTGTTGCGGATGCGATCCGCGTTTATGATGCAGGAGCGCGCATCGTCCATATCCACGCAAGGGATGAACGGGGGTTGCCAACGCCGGATGCCCGCTATTACGAAGCGATTCTGACGGGGATACGCCGGGAGCGGCCGGGGATGGTCTGCTGTGTCTCCACGTCGGGACGAAACTGGAGTGATTTCGAACGGCGCTCCGAGGTGCTGCATCTGACGGGTGCGGCGAAACCGGATATGGCGAGCCTGACGCTCGGGTCACTCAATTTCCTTTCCGGGGCGAGCGTCAATACGATCAACATGGTCGAGCGGTTGGCGATGACGATGCAGGAGAAGGGGATCCGGCCGGAGATGGAGGTCTTCGATTACGGGATGGTCAACCTGGCCAAGTATCTTGAGCGGCACGGGATCATCAAAGGGCGCAAATACTTCAACATCCTGCTTGGTAATCTCAACACGGCGCCGGCGACGCTCGGCAACCTGACCATGATCGCGGAGGCGCTGCCGGAGGATTCCGTCTGGGCCGGGGCGGGGCTGGGCGGTTTCCAGCTGCCGATGAATGCTGCCGCCGTCGCTGCGGGAGGGCATGTCCGCGTCGGGATAGAGGATAACATCCATTACGACTACGAGCGGAAAGTACTCGCCTCGAACGAAGCGCTGGTCCGTCGGGTCGCGCGGATTGCGGAGGAGTTGCAGCGTCGTATCGCGACGCCCGATGAGACGCGGGCGATGCTGGGACTCGCTTAG
- a CDS encoding NADH-quinone oxidoreductase subunit C gives MQKIETTLDALLGDLGAFYDPKTWHFLTVNGIDLGEGKIELQWIFSRYGAKNDVVVYYALSDYDTAVPSVVPVIPSAFLGEREVVDMFGLHVEGTAGGLYLDEDSQPHPLRGDA, from the coding sequence ATGCAGAAAATTGAAACGACACTGGACGCGCTGCTGGGTGACCTTGGCGCTTTTTACGACCCCAAAACATGGCACTTCCTCACCGTCAACGGGATCGACCTGGGCGAGGGGAAAATAGAGCTGCAGTGGATCTTCTCCCGCTACGGCGCCAAGAACGACGTTGTCGTCTACTACGCGCTGAGCGACTACGATACCGCGGTCCCCTCCGTCGTGCCCGTCATCCCCTCCGCCTTCCTGGGCGAACGGGAGGTCGTCGATATGTTCGGACTCCATGTCGAAGGGACCGCGGGCGGCCTCTACCTCGACGAAGACTCCCAGCCTCATCCGCTAAGGGGGGATGCATGA
- a CDS encoding DNA polymerase IV, with translation MILHLDLDSFFVSAERTRNPDLVGKPVIVGGRGDPFIFDAKPAKEKKLIQLNQGAFVPTLFHAEHDASNYFFDAGRIRGIVTTASYEARACGVKTAMTIREALQLCPRAILVPPDHLLYHTLSHEMMEMLAKEIPLVEQYSIDELFGDVTGWVEERDMPDFIRYLQEKVTKELLLPVSIGASNAKWIAKLATSTVKPYGLRVVYDDEIDDFTRDVPVGEFPGVGRAFGKKLARYGITTVGEAVASPHLFASWGRHGRDLYARMSGRDGEGINPRRSRKGIGMSRSMDRPIRARDEFYRRVRVMVRHWTHTIARLGVNPTTFYFSIGYEGRLRSKKQYTVYRFFNERFITAFALEKFRELDCYPNAAVTYIAMSATKFLHHDPKAVDMFTLEEDRKMQRLDGAVMKMRERYGMDIVRRAAEMGSKT, from the coding sequence ATGATACTGCACCTCGACCTCGACAGCTTTTTTGTCTCCGCCGAACGCACCCGCAACCCCGATCTCGTGGGCAAGCCCGTGATCGTCGGCGGGCGGGGGGACCCGTTTATCTTTGACGCGAAACCGGCAAAGGAGAAGAAGCTCATCCAGCTCAACCAGGGGGCCTTCGTCCCGACGCTCTTTCACGCCGAGCACGACGCCTCGAACTACTTTTTCGACGCCGGGCGCATCCGGGGGATCGTGACGACGGCCAGCTACGAGGCACGGGCCTGCGGCGTCAAGACGGCCATGACCATCCGCGAGGCGCTGCAGCTCTGCCCCCGGGCGATCCTCGTCCCCCCGGACCATCTGCTCTACCACACCCTGTCGCACGAAATGATGGAGATGCTGGCCAAGGAGATCCCGCTGGTGGAGCAGTACAGCATCGACGAGCTTTTCGGCGACGTCACGGGCTGGGTCGAGGAGCGTGACATGCCCGATTTTATCCGCTACCTCCAGGAGAAGGTGACGAAGGAGCTGCTGCTGCCCGTCTCCATCGGGGCGAGCAACGCCAAATGGATCGCGAAGCTGGCGACCTCAACGGTGAAGCCCTACGGGTTGCGGGTCGTCTACGATGACGAGATCGACGACTTTACGCGCGACGTCCCCGTCGGGGAGTTCCCGGGGGTCGGCAGGGCCTTCGGGAAGAAGCTGGCGCGTTACGGCATCACCACCGTCGGCGAGGCCGTGGCGAGCCCGCACCTGTTTGCGAGCTGGGGGCGGCACGGGCGGGACCTCTATGCCCGTATGAGCGGGCGTGACGGGGAGGGGATCAACCCCCGCCGCAGCCGCAAGGGGATCGGGATGTCGCGCAGCATGGACCGCCCCATCCGCGCACGCGACGAGTTCTACCGCCGCGTGCGGGTGATGGTGCGCCACTGGACGCATACCATCGCCCGCCTGGGCGTCAACCCCACGACCTTCTACTTCAGCATCGGGTACGAAGGGAGGCTGCGCAGCAAGAAACAGTACACCGTCTACCGCTTTTTCAACGAGCGTTTTATCACCGCCTTCGCCCTGGAGAAGTTCCGGGAGCTCGATTGCTATCCGAACGCGGCCGTTACCTACATCGCCATGAGCGCGACGAAGTTCCTCCACCACGATCCCAAGGCGGTCGATATGTTCACCCTCGAGGAGGACCGGAAGATGCAGCGGCTCGACGGCGCGGTTATGAAGATGCGGGAGCGTTACGGCATGGATATCGTGCGGCGTGCCGCAGAAATGGGCAGTAAAACGTAA